The Patescibacteria group bacterium genomic sequence AAAGGAGGTGCCGGAACTTTCTTGAATATGGCCAGAAAATGTTTCATCTCGTTTAAGACAGAGGACATCGCTTACAAGGAAGCGATACAAAATGACCCCAACATAGACATGATTGATAAGTCTCTGAATGAGGCTATAGATTCAGACGACGAGGATTACATTATGCGCGCGATCCGTGACCAGTACCTGTCGGACTCCACGGTGACGATTCACTTGATTGGGAACAAAAGTTCCGAGGTCCTCGGTTACGAGGAACAGAAATTCATCAAGCGAGAACTCCAGGCTTCTCTGTATAACGGAGAGAATAACGCAAGAAGTGGTATTCTCGGCGTCGTGCTTCCGTCCATGTACGAAAGTATCTTTAAGGGGCCTTTCGAATGTACCACCTGTCGTGAGAGTCATAATTGGGTGATCGTCGGGGACGGGACGACGGTTTCGGAGTTCCATCGCAACTACTACATACAACACGACAAGTGCCATCACGCGGAGGATGATCGCTATTGCGTGCTTGTGAAGTGGGACGACTTTCGTCTCAATCCCAACACGTATATCGAACAGGCGTTTCTGAAGCGAGATCACGCCATCGCGGAAAAGGTGAAGGTGCGCCCCTAATCAATATGTTCAGACTAAAGAAACGAGAAGCTATGGCAGTTCCCGGCAATACCGAACAAGAACCTGATTCCGGGTACGCACGGCTAGAACAGCAAATCAGGTGGTATGACACGAAGTCGCAAAGCGCTCAGCATTATTACAAATGGGCGAAGATCCTGGAATTCAGTTTTGCGGGACTCATTCCTTTTTTAGCGAGCACATCTTCGTGCATCACTGCTGCATTAGGAATTCTGATTATCGTCCTCGAGGGTTTGCAACACGTAAACCAATGGTCGCACAATTGGATCACATATCGCTCCACATGCGAGGCACTCCGACATGAGAAGTACCTGTACATTGGCCGTTCAGTTGTTTATGCGGGAATGAGCGATGAGGAGGCGAAAAAAGTGCTCGTTGAACGAGTTGAATCTTTGATTTCAACCGAGCACGCAAAATGGATTTCCCAGCAAGATCTGACAACAAAAGCCCCCCACAGTGCGAAGAAAGAAGAATAAAGCGTCTGCCCTTGAGTCCTGCTACCTAGACCGCCGGTTCCACCGTTCCATCAGAGATCCTCATGGTTGATTTGATGTGAGACAGAAGATCTCGTTTCTCCTCCCGGGTCCCTTCCTTCAGAATATATTTTGCGCACGCGTACACATTGATGTCCGGCATGATCTCGGCAATCTTTGCGGTCGTGGCGTGGTCGCCAAGGCTGGAGATCATTTTTTTCTACCCTTTTTACCCACAATCAGGCCTCTCTTTTTTACCTTAACTACTGTAAACTTAGGGGGTTCGAAAAACCGCTATGTCTAGACACCAGAAGTACAAAAAATGGGACAAGGAGAAGCTGATCTCGGAGATCTGCCGACTTGAGGACTGCAAGAAATACGGTTTGGTTTGGGAGGATAAGCCTGAGGATGTGGCGGAGCAATGCAGGGAGCAGTTACCGGTTTTAGAGGAGGTGCCAGAAAGAGCGCATCTCAAAGATGGATTGCTTGGGACCAATATTTTGATAGAAGGAGATAATTACCACGCACTTTCCGTTTTAAATTACACGCATAAGGGCGCGATTGATGTCGTTTATATTGATCCGCCCTATAACACAGGAGCTAGGGACTGGAAATATAACAATGACTACGTCGATATTAACGACGTTTTCAGGCACAGCAAGTGGCTCTCGATGATGCAGAGACGGCTCCTTCTCTCGAAAGATTTATTAAAGGATGATGGCGTACTAATCGTGACGATCGATAAGCATGAGCAGCCGAGAATCGTAATTTTACTTGAGGAGCTTTTTCCGGATAAGGAAATAGTCACAGTCGTCATTGAGCACAACCCCAAGGGCTCACCGACACGGCACTTTACGTATACAAATGAGTTTGCAATTTTCGTAGTACCAAAGGCGACGAATGTGATAGGAAAAGATCCGACCGAAAAAGTGGACACGCGCAATCTTCGCAGAGCTGGTCGTGCGTCGACTCGAAAAGAAAGGCCGACGATGTTTTATCCAATTTACGTAAGGAGTGGAAAGGTTATAAGGGTTGGTGATACGCCGGACGCCTCATTTCATCCTAAAAAAAGAAATGTTGTACAAAAAAATGGTGAAATCGCTATTTGGCCCATCGATGACGATGGTCGAGAGAGGCGGTGGCACTTTGGACTGGATTCGATCAATGATTATCTAGACCGCATTGAGGTTCGGCAGTCCAAGGGAGAAATACAATTATTCGTGACGGCTTCGCCCGGGCGATACAAGACTGTATGGCGAGGCGGCGAATTCGACGCTGGTAAATATGGAACCTCCCTGGTCAGGGACCTGATCGGCGTCGAATTTCCTTACCCAAAATCTGTATTTGCGACGGCTAAGTGTCTCGAGACCGTTGTACACGGGCGGCCCGATGCTTTAATTTTGGACTATTTTGCCGGCTCTGGAACCACGGGGCACGCGACGCTTTACCTCAACAAAAAGTTTGGTGGTAACCGGCGATTCATACTCTGCACTAACAACGAAAACGACATAGCAGAGGATATTACCTTTCCGCGACTGATTAAAGTAATTGACGGCCACAAGGACCATAAGGATACAACAGGCATACCGGTCAATCTGCGCTACTTCAAAACGACCTTCGTAAAAAAATCAGACGTTTCAGATGATACCCGCCGTGAGCTTGTGAAACGTTCGATGGAGATGATCTGCGTGAAGGAGGGCACCTTCCAAAAAATTGCAGACAATAAGCAGTTCAAGATTTATCGCGACGTGAATCATGTCACCGGCATCCTCTACAATCTGGATGCAATATCCGAATTCAAGAAGAAGATTTCGGACCTTGGTCTCTCGGCAAGCATCTACGTATTTTCGTTAACGACGGATACGTACGATGCCGATTTCGTAGATTTGGAAGTCAAATACACGCTTTGTCCGATCCCGGAAAGCATCCTCGAGGTCTATCGCAAACTGTTCGCGTGATATGAAACTCAAGGATTATCAGAAAATCGCGGTAGACAAGCTGCTCTCCATAAGCAAGAAGTTGTTGCAGAAAGAGGGTATGCGCATATGCGTCCTGAAGGCGCCGACTGGCTCGGGAAAGACCATCATGGTCGCCGACTTCCTTGATCAGCTCGCCCATGCTCACATCGCCGGCGCATATTCTTTTATATGGATCAGCGGTAACAAACTTCATGAACAGAGCCGGGCAAAGCTTGAAGGATATCTTTCCGAGAGTCGCTATTCGTTCTCGTATCTCGATGAGGCCAGCGCTGGAAGCTTTTCGGAAAACGAGATTGTCTTTGTGAACTGGCATAGCCTCACGAGGCAGGACAATGAGACCGGCGAGTATACGAACGTCTTCATGAAGGAGAATGAGCAGGACCGTGACCTGCCGACCTTCATTCGTAACACCAAGGCGGAGGGGCGCGAGGTCATCCTCATCGTGGACGAGAGCCATTATCATTATTGGAGCAAAAAGTCGCAGGAGCTGGTCCAGTCCGTCATCGGTCCAAAGCTCATCCTTGAAGTCTCAGCGACGCCGACCAACCAGCCGACCCCGGACGAGCTTTCGAGCGGAGACGCTGGGTACGTCGCAGTGAAGTACGATGACGTGGTCGCGGAAGGAATGATCAAGAATGAGATTGTCATCAACAAGGATGTCGGTAAGTTCAGCGACATCCAGCGATCCGCGGACGAGGTCGTCATTGACGCCGCGATAGAGAAGCAGAAGGAGCTCAAGAAACGGTTCGTCAAGATTGATGTCGACATCAATCCGCTCGTGCTCATCCAGTTGCCGAGCGAGAGCCAGACGACGTCCGTGCTCGACAAGACCAAGCTTGAATTCGTCGAGGCGTACCTGAAGAAAAAGCACGGCGTCACTGTCGAGAACGGCAGGCTTGCCGTGTGGCTTTCGAATCGCAAGGACAACGTCGTGAATGTCGAGATGCCGAACGCCAAGGTCGATGTCATGATCTTCAAGCAGGCAATCGCGCTCGGTTGGGATTGCCCGAGGGCGCAGATCCTTGTGATGTTTCGTGAGATTCAGAGCCAGGTGTTCGAGATCCAGACGGTCGGGCGCGTGCTCCGCATGCCCGAAGCGAAGCACTATGAGGATGAGGAGCTCAATCGAGCGTTCGTCTACACGAACCTGCCAGCAATCACCATCGCTGCTGACGACGCGAGTCAGCGTTTCTTTCAGGTGCATCCAGCGCATCGCATCGAAGGGTACGAGGCGGTAAAGCTTCCGTCGGTCTATATCGGGAGGACCGACTTCGGCGACCTTACGCTCTCTTTCCGAAAGCTCTTCATCGAGGAGGCGAACAAGCGTTGTGGCATCGGGAAAGACGACATCATGGACAAGGCCTTCAAGAAGGCCGACAAATTGATGGAGCTGTATCCTGAGGAACTGACCCATCCCGTGATCTCGGACGCGGTCGTCGGCAATCTCGACGAGGCAAGGGAGATTGCCGGTGAGAAGGCAGAGTTCGCCATCCCCGAGGACGAGCTGAAGTATCGCTTCGAACAGTTTGCCAAGATCGCGTCGCTGCCGTATGCGCCGGTGCGCTCGCATACCAAGGTGCAGCAGGCTATCTACGACTGGTTCGACGGTTACCTCGGATACGAGAAAAGGAGCCGAATCGAAATTCAGCGAGCCGTCGTTTGTTCCGAGGCGAATCAGAAGCTATTCGCAGAGATTATCGAGGCCGCAAAGGCTCGCTTCGCCGATATCCGCCGATCTGAACTCGACGGTAAGAAAAGTGAGCAGGCTTACGAATGGGACGTGCAGGCGATTGAATACTTCAACGAGCGTCACGAACGAATCGCTGTATCGAATTACGCCATGGATAAGTGTTATGTGCTCACAGATCGCTCCAAGCCGGAGAAGGATTTTGAGCTCACAGTCGCAGCAGCCAAGGGGGTTTTGTGGTGGTACAAGAACGGTGTGAGCAAGCGGGATTATTTTGCGGTGCCCTATGATGACCCGAAGACGGGTGCTCGTAGGGCCTTCTACCTGGATTATGTTGTCGTCATGAAGGATGGCTCGGTTAGTATCTTCGACACCAAGTCTGGGGTCACGGCGGACAGCGCCGAAACCGGCGCGAAGTCCGATGCGCTTCAGGCCTACATCAAGAGAAATACGACGAAGAGTAAGAGGATTTGTGGCGGAATCGTCGTTAGTCGTCAAGATGGGACTTTTGTTTTCGTAGGATCGAAATATACTTCGGATCCGAGAGATAAGGGTTGGGTGCGGTTAGAACTGTAGCTCAGAACGCTGTCTTTACAGCCTATAATCTCTGTAACCCACGTGCGTCGTTCGGCCCGACGGAATACCCCTGAAAGGTTGCCCAAAATTGAGGTCTGTACCCGTACGTCGAGCCATGAAAAAAGAACAGACTCATCTGTTCTTTTTTCATATCTGGGTGGGATTCGGACGGGGAGGGTTTGGGAACCCTGCCGGCAGGCAGGCGTGAGGTTCCCGCCTCTGCCGGGGGAGGCCCGCGGAGGGGTGGAAACCACTCTGCTCTGCGAACGCTTGTGAGCGCGTGCAAAATTCCACCCCGGAGCCAACGACTTCTCAGCCTTCGCTAGGATTTGTTCTTTGCGTGGAGCTGTCTGTAATGGGATTTGAGCTGGTATACTGTTTTTAATCAACCTTCCGCTATGAACATCGTGAAATTGTTCAATCGCCTCGTCGAGTCCTATCTGTTCGTCGTCGTGATAGCCTTAGTGGCCGGGTTGGCATTTTCGGAGCGCATTTCCATCCTCACGGCGTACACGACGGTATTCCTGCAAATCATTTTTTTCCTTTCAAGCCTGAAGCTGGATCCGAAGGCGATAGTGAAAGAGGCGAAGGACGTCAAACTCATCCTGCTGGTGAACGCCTTCAAGCTCCTCATCCTTCCCGCCGTCGTCTATCTTGTCGCGGCGCGCCTGTATCCATCGATGGCCGTTCCCCTGTTGCTGCTTTCCGCGGTGCCCAGCGGGATGACGACGCCCCTGCTCGTGGAGGTGGTCGGGGGGAAACAGGGGTTGGCGCTCGTCCTCACCGTCACCAGTTCTTTGATCGCGCCGCTCACGATCCCGTTGGTCATCGGGCATTTCGCCGGCACGGCCGTGACGGTAAACGCCTTCGAGATGTTCCAGAAGCTCGTGCAGGTCATCGTCATTCCATTCCTGATCGCGCAGGCGGTGCGCGCGTTCCTCGACCGCCGGCTTTCGGCGACCTATTTCACGTTCAAGCCGATTTCCATCGTCATCCTCGGACTGCTGATTGCCGGCGCGGTGGCAAAGCAGGCCTCCGTCATCCTGTCGCATGTCGACATGACCATGTTGATCCTGTTGTGCGTCCTTTTCCTTTTCGTCGCCCTGATGCTTTCCATCGGGTACGCCATGGCATACTGGCGCGATTGCTCGGATCGGCTGACGGTCGCCGTCAGCACGGCGTTCATGAATTTCTCGCTCGCCATCTTCCTCGCGGACGCGTTCTTTCCGGACCCGAACGTCTTGCTCGCGTCCGTCCTCGTCATCTTTCCCTGGGCGATGATGCTGTTGCCCTTCAAGCACGTCGTTCACAGGTTCATCTGCAAGACGCCGGCGTGAGGACGTTTTCAGGATAGGGAGTAAAGGCGACCTTCGTGCGCACAGATAGCGATTCTAACGTCGTCCACGACGCGGGCAAAATTAACATGACCGTCTACGGGCGACCGTGTCGAGTGAGGCAGGAGTCCGATTAGCACCCCATGTCGCCGTCGATGGGGCAGGCCTTGGAGGCGGGGTTGGCCTTGGGCGTGCCGGGGTCGGGGCCGATGGTGATGTAGTCGGCGGCCTTGGTGAGCTTCCACTCGTGCTCGTGGTTCCAGCCGGTCCAGTCGTGCTTCCATTCGTTCCAGCCGATGCCCAGGTGCTTCACGAAGATCCCGCGCTCGGCGAGCATCTTGCCCACCTTGCGGCCGGTCATGCAGGGGATGGAGTAGCAGTAGACGATGACGTCCTTCTCCTTCGGCAACGCGGCGAAGGCCTCGGTGATGCGATCGACCTCGTCGTAGGCGGAGGTGTCCTTGTCCTTGTACGCGGGGATGCTGACGGCGCCTGTGACGTGGCCGAGCGCGTATTCTTCGGCGCTGCGCAGGTCCACGAGCACGAACGAGTCGTCGCCCTTGTCCATCATCTTGCGCAGGCCATGCGGGCTCACGTGCACGGCGGATTCGGTGCGGTAGAAGTCGGCGATCAGCTCCGCGTCGCTCGCGTGGCGCGCGGGGAGCAGGGAAACGATGCCCCAGGCGGAACCGGCGCCCGCGGCGGCGCCCAGGAGCACGGAGACGACGATGGTGAGGATGGCCTTGTTCATACGGGCTTTCGGCGATTAGGCGGCTCCAGCATACGCCGTGAGCCCAAAAATCGCCACAGGGAGGAGGTCGGGTCGTGGATGTTGAATAGGTGAAGAGGGTGTATACTTAGAAAAATCATTAACCTTTGGCGTATGACCGTCTCTCCAAAGCGTCTCGCGCTTACGTTTGGCCTGTTCGCGGGCCTCGTGCACCTCGTCTGGTCCGTGCTCGTGGCCGTGGGCCTCGCACAGGGGCTCGTGGACTTCCTCTATGCGGCGCACTTCATGTCGCAGATGCCCTCGAAGGTCGACCCGTTCTCGCTTGGGAACGCCGCGCTGCTCGT encodes the following:
- a CDS encoding DUF4231 domain-containing protein, producing MFRLKKREAMAVPGNTEQEPDSGYARLEQQIRWYDTKSQSAQHYYKWAKILEFSFAGLIPFLASTSSCITAALGILIIVLEGLQHVNQWSHNWITYRSTCEALRHEKYLYIGRSVVYAGMSDEEAKKVLVERVESLISTEHAKWISQQDLTTKAPHSAKKEE
- a CDS encoding molecular chaperone Tir, with translation MARKCFISFKTEDIAYKEAIQNDPNIDMIDKSLNEAIDSDDEDYIMRAIRDQYLSDSTVTIHLIGNKSSEVLGYEEQKFIKRELQASLYNGENNARSGILGVVLPSMYESIFKGPFECTTCRESHNWVIVGDGTTVSEFHRNYYIQHDKCHHAEDDRYCVLVKWDDFRLNPNTYIEQAFLKRDHAIAEKVKVRP
- a CDS encoding rhodanese-like domain-containing protein produces the protein MNKAILTIVVSVLLGAAAGAGSAWGIVSLLPARHASDAELIADFYRTESAVHVSPHGLRKMMDKGDDSFVLVDLRSAEEYALGHVTGAVSIPAYKDKDTSAYDEVDRITEAFAALPKEKDVIVYCYSIPCMTGRKVGKMLAERGIFVKHLGIGWNEWKHDWTGWNHEHEWKLTKAADYITIGPDPGTPKANPASKACPIDGDMGC
- a CDS encoding site-specific DNA-methyltransferase — its product is MSRHQKYKKWDKEKLISEICRLEDCKKYGLVWEDKPEDVAEQCREQLPVLEEVPERAHLKDGLLGTNILIEGDNYHALSVLNYTHKGAIDVVYIDPPYNTGARDWKYNNDYVDINDVFRHSKWLSMMQRRLLLSKDLLKDDGVLIVTIDKHEQPRIVILLEELFPDKEIVTVVIEHNPKGSPTRHFTYTNEFAIFVVPKATNVIGKDPTEKVDTRNLRRAGRASTRKERPTMFYPIYVRSGKVIRVGDTPDASFHPKKRNVVQKNGEIAIWPIDDDGRERRWHFGLDSINDYLDRIEVRQSKGEIQLFVTASPGRYKTVWRGGEFDAGKYGTSLVRDLIGVEFPYPKSVFATAKCLETVVHGRPDALILDYFAGSGTTGHATLYLNKKFGGNRRFILCTNNENDIAEDITFPRLIKVIDGHKDHKDTTGIPVNLRYFKTTFVKKSDVSDDTRRELVKRSMEMICVKEGTFQKIADNKQFKIYRDVNHVTGILYNLDAISEFKKKISDLGLSASIYVFSLTTDTYDADFVDLEVKYTLCPIPESILEVYRKLFA